One Oryza brachyantha chromosome 3, ObraRS2, whole genome shotgun sequence DNA segment encodes these proteins:
- the LOC102700223 gene encoding protein trichome birefringence-like 6, translating into MDRQRSSSSSSTSCYCLLSPKGLILLSFASSSLLFSFLFSLFALRFGRPLHLPFVASSSLGGNAAASAIARAPVLAAGGGGSTSGAAVEVEEVAVLAGGSGNGSFGEAEAARRSDAGGFPSGRGVGSAMEAKLGSEKGQAPANGEGSDKAMALEGADAGGGDVNKPAKDAVLEKPNSAAVEKTARGAAGSAMATPFLVSNASASQGAATPGEEPKKLKSVQHVNSTMEASGPAVGGSGNSSEEEAYTSQQVQQLEAHSTVLNSSGAAPSSPSRQNTDPVQETVGSKVDVVRSNATLLCNVYDGRWVFDESYPLYTSDLCPFIDEGFSCEANGRMDRSYMKWRWQPTHCSIPRFDARKMLEMLQGKRLVFIGDSINRNQWESMMCLLRGAVSDPARIHEARGRRITKERGDYNFKFLDYNCSVEYHVTHFLVHEGKARIGQKRTRTLRIDTIDRTSSKWRGADFLVFNTAHWWSHHKTKAGVNYYQEGDHVYPHLDASTAFLKALATWGSWVDHYINPRKTRVFFRSSSPSHFSGGEWNSGGHCRESTLPLNDTRVRPVPEMNMMLEHVTRQMKTHVTILNITNLSGLRIDGHPSVYGRKGVVGLAASSIQDCSHWCLPGVPDAWNELLFYHLVSSQENGVTG; encoded by the exons ctctttcctcttctCCCTCTTCGCCCTCCGATTCGGCCGCCCGCTCCACCTCCCCttcgtcgcctcctcctccctcggcgggaacgccgccgcctccgccattGCGCGGGCGCCGGTTCTTGCTGCAGGTGGTGGGGGCTCCacgagcggcgcggcggtggaggtcgAAGAGGTCGCGGTTCTcgcgggcgggagcgggaaCGGGAGCTTCGGGGAAGCAGAAGCAGCCCGCCGCTCAGATGCTGGAGGTTTTCCGTCCGGGCGAGGCGTGGGTTCGGCAATGGAGGCGAAACTGGGAAGCGAAAAGGGCCAAGCTCCCGCGAATGGTGAGGGTTCGGATAAGGCCATGGCATTGGAAGGAGCCGATGCTGGAGGTGGGGATGTTAATAAGCCGGCGAAAGATGCGGTTTTGGAGAAACCCAATTCCGCAGCAGTCGAGAAAACAGCCAGAGGAGCTGCTGGTTCGGCAATGGCGACGCCATTTCTTGTTAGCAATGCGTCTGCTTCCCAAGGAGCAGCCACTCCAGGAGAGGAACCGAAGAAACTCAAGTCTGTGCAACATGTCAATTCAACCATGGAAGCTTCAGGCCCAGCAGTGGGAGGAAGTGGAAATTCCTCTGAAGAAGAAGCCTATACTTCTCAACAAGTGCAACAATTGGAGGCTCATTCGACAGTACTGAACAGCTCTGGAGCAGCTCCATCCAGTCCAAGTAGGCAAAACACTGATCCGGTTCAGGAAACGGTGGGGAGCAAGGTGGATGTGGTGAGAAGCAATGCAACATTATTGTGCAATGTATATGATGGGAGGTGGGTGTTCGATGAGAGCTATCCACTCTACACGAGTGATCTGTGCCCCTTCATAGACGAAGGATTCAGCTGCGAAGCAAATGGAAGAATGGATCGAAGCTACATGAAGTGGAGGTGGCAGCCAACACATTGCAGTATCCCGAG GTTCGATGCTAGGAAAATGCTTGAGATGTTGCAAGGAAAGCGACTAGTGTTTATCGGAGACTCCATTAACAGAAACCAGTGGGAATCCATGATGTGCTTGCTGAGAGGGGCAGTCTCAGATCCTGCAAGGATTCATGAAGCTCGGGGCCGCAGGATTActaaagagagaggagattaCAACTTTAAGTTTTTG GATTACAACTGTAGTGTGGAGTACCATGTGACACATTTCTTGGTGCATGAAGGCAAGGCAAGAATTGGCCAGAAGCGCACAAGAACGCTACGCATTGATACCATCGATCGCACCTCATCAAAATGGAGGGGCGCTGATTTTCTTGTGTTCAACACTGCTCATTGGTGGTCGCATCACAAAACAAAAGCTGG AGTGAACTACTATCAAGAAGGTGATCATGTGTATCCCCATCTCGACGCCTCGACAGCTTTCCTTAAAGCACTAGCCACATGGGGATCATGGGTTGACCATTACATCAATCCAAGGAAAACCCGAGTGTTCTTCCGAAGCTCATCCCCGTCGCATTTCAG CGGCGGAGAGTGGAATTCAGGGGGACACTGCAGAGAGAGCACGCTGCCTCTCAATGACACTCGTGTAAGGCCGGTGCCTGAGATGAACATGATGTTGGAACATGTAACACGGCAAATGAAGACGCATGTGACAATTCTGAACATTACCAATCTATCCGGGCTCAGGATAGATGGGCATCCATCCGTGTATGGGAGGAAGGGAGTAGTAGGTTTGGCAGCATCGAGCATCCAGGATTGCAGCCACTGGTGCCTTCCTGGAGTGCCAGATGCATGGAATGAACTGTTGTTCTACCATCTAGTATCCTCACAAGAAAATGGTGTAACAGGCTAG